A section of the Oryza sativa Japonica Group chromosome 1, ASM3414082v1 genome encodes:
- the LOC4324335 gene encoding uncharacterized protein — MDPSHHHHHHHHRLHLHLDPRHHHHVHIRFCPHHHGHITPHPLAPAPAPAPAAHRTTPAAPWPLHAGAGPNDGPQGEATNEAAALHLEQAEEVILVGEEEEEEEEPVFVLTDEWAEFFAKSDAKRRLAKQQQKKNKGRKK; from the exons ATGGATCCttcacaccaccaccaccaccaccaccaccgtctccacctccacctcgatCCGCGGCACCACCACCACGTCCACATCCGCTTCTGCCCCCACCACCATGGCCACATCACCCCCCACCCGCTCGCTcccgctccggctccggctccggccgcCCACCGCACGACACCGGCGGCGCCTTGGCCGCTGCACGCCGGCGCGGGGCCGAACGACGG GCCGCAGGGGGAGGCGAcgaacgaggcggcggcgctgcatcTGGAGCAAGCAGAGGAGGTGATTTTggtcggggaggaggaggaggaagaggaggagccgGTTTTTGTTCTGACCGACGAGTGGGCGGAATTCTTCGCCAAATCCGACGCAAAGAGGAGACTCG CTAAacagcagcagaagaagaacaagggTCGGAAGAAGTAG
- the LOC4324333 gene encoding selenium-binding protein 1, producing the protein MAAAANGAACCGGATGPGYATPLEAMEKGPREKLLYVTCVYNGTGINKPDYLGTVDVDPNSPTYSQVIHRLPVTHVGDELHHSGWNACSSCHGDPSASRRFLILPSLLSGRVYVVDTLKDPRAPALHKVVEAEDIAEKTGLGFPHTSHCLASGEIMISCLGDKEGNAAGNGFLLLDSEFNVKGRWEKPGHSPLFGYDYWYQPRHKTMISSSWGAPAAFRTGFDLQHVQDGLYGRHLHVYDWPGGELKQTLDLGSTGLLPLEVRFLHDPSKDTGYVGCALTSNMVRFFKTADGSWSHEVAISIKPLKVRNWILPEMPGLITDFVISLDDRYLYLVNWLHGDIRQYNIEDPAKPVLAGQVWAGGLLQKGSEVVYVTEDDKEEQYSVPQVKGHRLRGGPQMIQLSLDGKRIYVTNSLFSRWDEQFYGQDLVKKGSHMLQIDVDTEKGGLSINPNFFVDFGAEPEGPSLAHEMRYPGGDCTSDIWI; encoded by the exons atggcggcggcggcgaacggggCGGCGTGCTGCGGTGGCGCGACGGGGCCAGGGTACGCGACGCCGCTGGAGGCCATGGAGAAGGGCCCGAGGGAGAAGCTCCTCTACGTCACCTGCGTCTACAACG GTACTGGAATTAACAAGCCGGATTACCTGGGTACGGTGGACGTGGACCCCAATTCCCCTACATACTCCCAAGTGATCCACAGGCTCCCAGTCACCCATGTCGGCGATGAGCTGCATCACTCTGGATGGAACGCTTGCAGTTCTTGCCATGGTGATCCATCGGCTAGCCGCCGTTTCTTGATTCTGCCTTCGTTGCT GTCTGGCCGTGTGTATGTCGTTGACACGCTGAAGGACCCAAGGGCGCCTGCCTTGCATAAGGTGGTCGAGGCTGAGGACATTGCTGAGAAGACAGGGCTTGGATTTCCTCATACATCTCATTGCCTGGCATCTGGGGAGATAATGATTTCTTGCCTTGGGGATAAGGAGGGAAATGCTGCTGGCAATGGCTTCCTCCTGCTGGATTCTGAATTCAATGTCAAAGGACG TTGGGAAAAGCCAGGTCACAGCCCCTTGTTTGGCTATGATTATTGGTATCAACCTCGTCACAAGACAATGATCAGTTCATCATGGGGAGCACCTGCAGCTTTCAGGACTGGTTTTGATCTTCAGCATGTGCAGGATGGTCTCTATGGAAGACATCTGCACGTGTATGACTGGCCTGGTGGTGAGCTCAAGCAGACACTAGATTTAGGCAGTACAGGTCTTCTTCCACTTGAG GTGAGGTTTTTACATGATCCATCAAAGGATACTGGGTATGTGGGCTGTGCTCTGACAAGCAACATGGTCAGATTTTTCAAGACTGCAGATGGATCATGGAGCCATGAG GTTGCTATATCTATAAAACCATTGAAAGTGCGCAACTGGATTCTGCCTGAAATGCCAGGACTGATAACTGATTTTGTTATCTCTCTGGATGATCGCTATCTCTACTTGGTCAACTGGCTTCATGGTGATATCAGGCAGTACAACATCGAGGACCCTGCGAAGCCTGTGTTGGCTGGACAAGTATGGGCAGGAGGCCTTCTTCAAAAGGGCAGTGAGGTTGTGTATGTAACTGAGGATGACAAAGAAGAGCAGTACAGTGTGCCCCAGGTCAAG GGTCATCGACTTAGAGGTGGGCCACAGATGATTCAGCTGAGCCTGGATGGGAAGAGGATATATGTGACCAACTCTCTTTTCAGCCGATGGGACGAGCAGTTCTATGGCCAAGATCTTGTCAAGAAGGGCTCCCACATGTTGCAGATCGACGTCGACACTGAGAAAGGAGGACTATCGATCAACCCTAACTTCTTTGTAGATTTTGGTGCTGAGCCAGAGGGTCCCTCCTTGGCCCATGAGATGAGATATCCTGGTGGAGATTGCACCTCTGATATATGGATATAA
- the LOC4324334 gene encoding glycine-rich RNA-binding protein 4, mitochondrial: MAAFNKLGSFLRHSGLTSSASAGSSPAMFNAARLMSTKLFVGGLSWNTNDDSLKEAFTSFGDVTEARVINDRESGRSRGFGFVSFANGDDAKSAMDAMDGKELEGRSIRVNFANERPPGNRGGGGYGGGGGGYGNQGGYGDGNRGYGGQY, translated from the exons ATGGCGGCCTTCAACAAGCTCGGTAGCTTCCTCAGGCACAGTGGCTTGACAAGCAGTGCCTCGGCCGGCTCTTCCCCTGCCATGTTCAATGCTGCTCGTCTGATGTCCACCAAGCTTTTCGTTGGTG GTCTTTCTTGGAATACTAATGACGATTCGCTGAAAGAGGCATTCACCAGCTTCGGGGATGTGACTGAAG CTCGGGTGATCAATGACAGAGAATCTGGAAGGTCAAGAGGGTTTGGCTTTGTTAGCTTTGCCAATGGCGATGATGCCAAGAGTGCCATGGATGCCATGGACGGTAAG GAACTTGAGGGACGGAGTATCCGCGTGAACTTCGCGAATGAGAGACCTCCAGGGAaccgaggtggcggcgggtatggtggtggtggcggtggttaTGGTAACCAAGGAGGCTATGGTGATGGCAACCGAGGCTATGGAGGGCAGTACTAA